The Acetomicrobium sp. S15 = DSM 107314 genome has a segment encoding these proteins:
- a CDS encoding NAD(P)-dependent oxidoreductase, producing the protein MKDGAYLVNAGRGGIVDEAAAYEALKSGKLAG; encoded by the coding sequence ATGAAAGATGGCGCATATTTGGTGAACGCGGGCAGAGGTGGCATCGTCGATGAGGCGGCGGCTTATGAAGCCCTGAAGAGCGGTAAACTTGCGGGG